In one Lolium rigidum isolate FL_2022 chromosome 3, APGP_CSIRO_Lrig_0.1, whole genome shotgun sequence genomic region, the following are encoded:
- the LOC124697529 gene encoding nuclear pore complex protein NUP58-like, with protein MSRLGLNIDLDDVARRLSFSPDPDHRPPQMPPRQVGRFRVEPALSPIAEEQEQEAAATHTPARPPPWVSSPSQAPPSAPHTGTYEWPAMSLPPVSPSPSPFRAQVPAPPTPQQVAAALGKLEQARQAGLQQAWVAAQQQQALAGWEQRRQDGLQQPWALAQPQPQQAASTGLGQGRTSGPQQAWAEAQQQQQLRLYTVEGEPAGYKTKWEDLHPFSQHLLLQIEDRIREERQACEQLEQCSRLCDPSVSNSSFELDARHITQEIGSISTIMNREKASIQRLMDSVKESMSIAEFAIGSYVNLRPWFVSRGAANTSFANHAGSSAARTHGSVRRPSIFMQRIVDRFEKQLEECCKLIGELEQLVQMKNTKTYPASLESLPKVMSNMHDYFIFVASKVENLHQYADAIRIQYLNDLRNSGNRNDPFVEADRKEAAKQEAASITVHPTLAAHLSPHRMVTPQSRRQMCN; from the exons atGTCGAGGCTGGGCCTCAACATCGACCTAGACGACGTCGCCAGGCGCCTCAGCTTCTCCCCCGACCCCGACCACCGCCCGCCGCAGATGCCGCCGCGCCAGGTTGGAAGGTTCCGGGTGGAGCCGGCGCTCTCGCCGATCgccgaggagcaggagcaggaggcggcggcgacgcacacccccgcgcgcccTCCGCCATGGGTCTCGTCACCGTCGCAGGCGCCGCCCTCCGCGCCTCACACGGGGACCTACGAGTGGCCTGCGATGTCCCTACCCCCCgtatcgccgtcgccgtcgcctttcCGCGCGCAGGTCCCGGCTCCTCCCACGCCGCAGCAGGTTGCGGCGGCGCTGGGGAAATTGGAGCAGGCACGCCAAGCCGGGCTGCAGCAGGCgtgggtggcggcgcagcagcagcaggcgcTCGCGGGATGGGAGCAGAGACGTCAGGACGGGCTGCAGCAGCCATGGGCGTTggcgcagccgcagccgcagcaggCCGCATCGACGGGATTGGGGCAGGGACGTACGTCGGGGCCGCAGCAGGCGTGGGCGGaagcgcagcagcagcagcagctgaggCTGTACACGGTGGAAGGGGAGCCCGCGGGGTACAAGACGAAGTGGGAGGACCTCCATCCCTTCTCCCAGCACCTCCTGCTACAGATCGA GGACAGGATAAGGGAGGAGAGGCAAGCGTGCGAGCAGTTGGAGCAATGCAGCCGCCTCTGCGACCCGTCAGTCTCCAATAGCAGTTTTGAACTGGATGCTCGTCACATTACACAG GAGATTGGGTCAATCTCCACCATCATGAACAGGGAGAAGGCTTCCATTCAGAGATTAATGGATTCTGTCAAAGAAAGTATGTCCATTGCAGAATTTGCTATAGGTTCATATGTGAACTTGAGACCATGGTTCGTCAGCAGAGGTGCTGCAAATACCAGTTTTGCAAACCATGCTGGATCTTCAGCCGCTCGTACTCATGGCTCTGTAAGGCGGCCCTCTATCTTTATGCAGCGCATTGTTGACAGATTTGAGAAGCAACTTGAAGAATGTTGCAAATTGATTGGAGAGCTAGAGCAGCTTGTTCAGATGAAGAATACTAAAACATATCCAGCTTCTTTGGAATCTCTGCCAAAAGTTATGTCGAACATGCATGACTATTTTATCTTTGTTGCTTCTAAG GTGGAAAATCTTCATCAATATGCTGATGCAATAAGGATTCAATATCTTAATGATCTGCGGAACAGTGGTAATCGGAATGATCCATTTGTGGAAGCGGATAGAAAAGAGGCAGCGAAACAAGAAGCCGCTTCCATAACAGTCCATCCAACATTGGCT GCCCACCTGTCTCCACACAGAATGGTGACACCCCAAAGCAGGCGTCAGATGTGTAACTGA